From a region of the Parus major isolate Abel chromosome 6, Parus_major1.1, whole genome shotgun sequence genome:
- the PRXL2A gene encoding peroxiredoxin-like 2A isoform X1 has protein sequence MGSEMSFLPDLGAFTMGMWSVGLGAIGAAVTGIVLANTDLFLSKPEKATLEFLEEIELKTLGPEQRTFKAGELWKENGAVIMAVRRPGUFLCREEASELSSLKPQLSKLGVPLYAVVKEKIGTEVEDFQHYFKGEIFLDEKKGFYGPRRRKMMLSGFFRLGVWQNFFRAWRSGYSGNLEGEGFTLGGVYVIGAGRQGVLLEHREKEFGDKVSLPSVLEAAEKIKTQAS, from the exons aaaTGTCCTTCCTGCCTGACTTGGGGGCCTTCACCATGGGCATGTGGTCTGTTGGCCTTGGAGCCATTGGTGCAGCTGTGACAGGGATTGTCCTTGCTAACACTGACTTATTTTTGTCCAAGCCAGAAAAGGCCACACTGGAGTTTTTAGAGGAGATAGAGCTAAAAACTTTGGGACCAG AACAAAGGACATTCAAAGCAGGTGAACTATGGAAGGAGAATGGTGCAGTGATCATGGCTGTACGAAGACCTGGATGATTTTTGTGCAGAGAG GAGGCTTCTGAGCTCTCCTCTCTGAAACCCCAGCTGTCCAAGCTGGGTGTCCCTCTCTATGCTGTTGTGAAAGAGAAGATAGGGACCGAAGTGGAGGATTTTCAGCATTATTTCAAAGGAGAAATCTTTCTGGATGAAAAG AAAGGCTTTTATGGTCCACGCAGACGGAAAATGATGTTGTCAGGCTTTTTCCGCTTGGGAGTTTGGCAAAATTTCTTCCGTGCTTGGAGAAGTGGATATAGTGGAAATCTGGAAGGAGAAGGATTCACGCTGGGAGGTGTATATGTGATTGGGGCAGGAAGACAG GGTGTTTTACTGGAGCATCGTGAGAAAGAATTTGGAGACAAAGTCAGCCTTCCATCTGTCCttgaagctgcagagaagataaaaacacAAGCTTCATAA
- the PRXL2A gene encoding peroxiredoxin-like 2A isoform X2 — MSFLPDLGAFTMGMWSVGLGAIGAAVTGIVLANTDLFLSKPEKATLEFLEEIELKTLGPEQRTFKAGELWKENGAVIMAVRRPGUFLCREEASELSSLKPQLSKLGVPLYAVVKEKIGTEVEDFQHYFKGEIFLDEKKGFYGPRRRKMMLSGFFRLGVWQNFFRAWRSGYSGNLEGEGFTLGGVYVIGAGRQGVLLEHREKEFGDKVSLPSVLEAAEKIKTQAS; from the exons aTGTCCTTCCTGCCTGACTTGGGGGCCTTCACCATGGGCATGTGGTCTGTTGGCCTTGGAGCCATTGGTGCAGCTGTGACAGGGATTGTCCTTGCTAACACTGACTTATTTTTGTCCAAGCCAGAAAAGGCCACACTGGAGTTTTTAGAGGAGATAGAGCTAAAAACTTTGGGACCAG AACAAAGGACATTCAAAGCAGGTGAACTATGGAAGGAGAATGGTGCAGTGATCATGGCTGTACGAAGACCTGGATGATTTTTGTGCAGAGAG GAGGCTTCTGAGCTCTCCTCTCTGAAACCCCAGCTGTCCAAGCTGGGTGTCCCTCTCTATGCTGTTGTGAAAGAGAAGATAGGGACCGAAGTGGAGGATTTTCAGCATTATTTCAAAGGAGAAATCTTTCTGGATGAAAAG AAAGGCTTTTATGGTCCACGCAGACGGAAAATGATGTTGTCAGGCTTTTTCCGCTTGGGAGTTTGGCAAAATTTCTTCCGTGCTTGGAGAAGTGGATATAGTGGAAATCTGGAAGGAGAAGGATTCACGCTGGGAGGTGTATATGTGATTGGGGCAGGAAGACAG GGTGTTTTACTGGAGCATCGTGAGAAAGAATTTGGAGACAAAGTCAGCCTTCCATCTGTCCttgaagctgcagagaagataaaaacacAAGCTTCATAA